The proteins below come from a single Esox lucius isolate fEsoLuc1 chromosome 7, fEsoLuc1.pri, whole genome shotgun sequence genomic window:
- the waif2 gene encoding wnt-activated inhibitory factor 2, with protein MRRKTTWKYYCCDVLGGDLPFLKGQYFCLSALSVCLFLFTFVNAEDCPFSCVCARDNGTITCSDGWDTELLGDIPAWTTTLILTRNNISTLHTGAFSSNNGTSLQLTTLSLSHNGIVAIEADAFITLSRLRLLDLSHNRLTYISDRAFHGLYELSSLYLNDSLLSPAVEQLPNALHGTDTLRNLHRLELSGNRLKAIPISRLDRFKLHTLVLTNNSIENIGKENVSSLYQHTSVRVYLSLNPFRCNCELESFYFWLKNSTQCSDAARLMCAEPEAKKGIPVERLRAEDVNCLNENLEAVSYVFLGVVLALIGIVFLMVLYLNRRGIKRWLNNIREACRDQMEVYHYRYEQDSDPRLANVAV; from the coding sequence ATGCGGCGCAAAACGACATGGAAGTATTATTGTTGTGACGTTTTGGGAGGCGATCTTCCGTTCCTGAAAGGCcagtatttttgtttatcagcgttgtctgtgtgtttatttttgtttacttttgtcAACGCGGAGGACTGCCCGTTTTCTTGTGTCTGTGCCAGAGACAACGGGACGATTACCTGCAGTGACGGCTGGGACACCGAGCTACTGGGAGACATACCCGCGTGGACGACAACGTTAATACTCACGAGGAACAACATTTCAACTTTACACACAGGAGCATTTTCCTCAAATAACGGGACGTCTCTTCAGCTAACgaccctctctctgtcacataaTGGAATCGTGGCAATCGAGGCTGACGCTTTCATTACACTTTCCCGGTTGCGTTTGTTGGATTTGAGCCACAACCGGTTAACTTACATATCAGACCGAGCGTTTCACGGTTTGTACGAGCTCAGTTCTCTTTATCTGAATGACTCGCTCCTCTCGCCAGCAGTGGAGCAACTCCCGAATGCTCTGCATGGCACCGACACCTTACGCAACCTCCACCGGCTGGAACTATCGGGTAACCGGCTGAAAGCCATACCCATTTCAAGGCTGGACAGGTTTAAACTCCACACGTTAGTTCTCACCAACAACTCAATCGAGAACATTGGTAAAGAGAACGTATCCAGCTTGTACCAGCACACGAGTGTGCGTGTCTATTTATCATTAAACCCGTTCAGGTGTAACTGTGAGCTGGAGTCATTCTATTTCTGGCTAAAGAACTCAACTCAGTGTTCGGACGCAGCGCGCCTCATGTGCGCCGAACCCGAGGCCAAGAAGGGAATTCCTGTGGAGCGGTTACGCGCCGAGGACGTCAATTGTCTCAATGAGAACTTAGAGGCGGTTTCTTACGTGTTCCTCGGGGTGGTCCTCGCTCTGATTGGGATTGTGTTCCTCATGGTGCTCTATCTGAACCGAAGGGGCATTAAACGGTGGCTCAACAACATCCGCGAAGCGTGCCGGGACCAGATGGAGGTGTACCACTATCGTTATGAACAGGACTCCGATCCTAGGCTGGCTAACGTCGCAGTTTGA